The Terriglobia bacterium genomic interval ACTCGGGAAGCGATCCACGTATAATCCTAGACGATGGCAGCTCGCTCAGAAGCGCTCTATCCGCAACTGCTCGAGCTGCCTAGCGTAACCATCGAAGAATTCGATCCGCTTCTCGAAGAAGAGATCCGCACCTGGCGCCAATCCTTCGATTGGGACTTCCGTCCGTCGGCGGAGTTGCTGCGGCGTTTTTTGCAGATCCGCTCTCTCTGCGGCTATGCGCTGCGCGTCGACAGGAAGCTGATCGCGTATGCCTACCACGTTTGTGAAGGCCGCAAAGGGCTGATCGGCGATTTTTATCTACGCCGCGAGTTTGCCGAGCCGGCCAATGAGCTCATGCTTCTGGGGGCGATCGTACGAGGCCTGATGCTGGCCCCCGGAATTCAGCCCATTGAATGCCAGCTTCTACTCATGCATGTGGCCGGCAATCAGACCTTACCTTTCCAACAGTTTCTGAAGCGCTACGACCGGTACTTCATGCGGGTGACCGGCGATGCGATTACGGCGCTCGAGCCCAAGAATCCTTCGCTGCGCGTCAAGTTCCTGCCCTGGAGCGATCGCTTCAGCGAAGAAACGGCGCAACTGGTCACGGGAGCGTATCGAGGGCACATCGACAGCGAGATCAACGATCAATACCGCACTATTCCAGGAGCACGCCACTTTCTCACGAACATCATTCAATTCCCCGGCTGCGGGCACTTCTCCCCGAAGGCATCTTTAGTAGCGGTCGACGCGAATACTGGACGGATATGCGGCGTTTGCCTGGCTAGCCTGGTCTCGAATACGTCAGGGCATATCACTCAACTTTGCATCCTGCCGGGAGTGCGCGGCGCGAGGCTTGGCTATGAATTGATTCGTCAATCGCTCGTGCGCTTGACCGAGCTGGGTTGTAATTCGGTGAGCCTGACGGTTACTTGTTCGAACGTTGAAGCCGTCCGATTGTACGAATCAATCGGATTTTCTTCGCTCGGCGTATTTCCCGCATTAGTTTGGGAAGGTTTTTAGTCGGCCCGGCTTGGCTTCTGAATCGGCGCGTCAAGGGGCACGGGCGTGCCGAAATTGGGCGTTCCATCGCGGTTCCATGTGAAGGGCTGGGCTCGCGGCGAGCGATGGCCATCGCAGCCCTGGTGAGGCTCGGAATTCGCATGATAGAGAATCCAATCTTCGGCGCCGTCGGGAGACTTGAAGAAAGTATTATGCCCGGTTCCAAACGCGTGCGCCACCGGCAATGTGGAGAAAACCGGATGATTTGTTTTCTTCCACGAGCCGGGGCTTAGCAGATTGGCGTTCGCCCGAGCCTCTAGCATGCCGAGCGCGTAGCGATCGGTCCAGCACGCACTGGCGGAATAGATCATAAAAAGTTTGCCGCCATGCGCGAGTATCTCCGGGCCTTCATTGACGTTGAGGTGGGGCGGATTGCCGGTCGGCAAATCGCCGACTTCTTCCCATGGGAATTCCGGAGTGGAGAGCATCACACGCTTGCCTTCCACGGTCCACGGGTTTTTCAAGCGAGCGATATAAATGTTTTGCGTGCCGTTCTCATCGCCTTCCCAGCCAGACCAAATGGCATAGAGTCTGCCGCTATTTTCGAATACAGATGCGTCGATAGCCCATCGATCGTCTGGATCGGCAAGCTTGCCTTTTAACGTCCAGTCACCGGTCAGTGGATCGCGTGCAGGGTTTTCCAGAACGAAGATACGATGTGTCTGATTCGTGCCTGCATCGGCGGCGAAGTAGATGTACCATTTCGAGTTCAAGAAATGCAGTTCAGGAGCCCAAATGTCGTGAGAATCGGGACCGATTGCGGGCGGGGTCCAAACTACCTTCTTTTCTGAATTTTTCAGATCTGTAATATCTTTGGTTTTCCAGATGGTCAGGTTCTTTCCGGTAGTGTTCATGTAGTAGTAGGTATTGTCGTGATAGATCACCCACGGGTCAGGTCCGACCGGGAGCAAGGGATTCGTGAAGGTGGGACTTTGGGCGCCGGCGCCCGCGCAAAATGAGCCCAGTAACAGAACGGCAAAAACGATCTTTGACACAAGAGAATCTTGTCATAGCTGCATTGGCTATCTCATGCTTCCTTTTGAGGGCAGCCGAAAACGCGGCCGTGAGCTATGTAGATGTCTCTTTATCCAGCGGCATCCATTTCCAGCACAACAATTCGGCCACTCCGGAAAAATATCTGATCGAGACGATGGCGGGCGGCGTTGCTGTTTTCGACTACGACGACGACGGCTGGCCCGATGTGTTTCTTGTAAATGGCGCAAGAATCAGGATCGGGCAGCAAGACGGCGAATTACTCGATAAATCCGCACCCGAATTCTGGAACAGGCTCTACCGCAATAACCACGATGGCACGTTCACGGATATGACGGAAAAGGCCGGAGTGCGTGGAACGGGCTACGGCATGGGCGCGGCGGTGGGAGACTTCGACAACGACGGATTTGAGGACTTGCTGGTCACAAATTACGGAGGCGTGATTTTATATCACAACAACGGGAACGGAACATTTACCGACGTCTCCGAAAGGGCAGGCCTACGCACCCAAGGATGGATGTCGAGCGCGGGATTTTTCGATTACGATAACGACGGCAGGCTGGACCTTTTTATCTGTCGATATCTGGATTGGAGCTTCTCGAAGAACAAGTATTGCGGCTCACGCCTGAAAGGAGGACGCTC includes:
- a CDS encoding GNAT family N-acetyltransferase, with the translated sequence MAARSEALYPQLLELPSVTIEEFDPLLEEEIRTWRQSFDWDFRPSAELLRRFLQIRSLCGYALRVDRKLIAYAYHVCEGRKGLIGDFYLRREFAEPANELMLLGAIVRGLMLAPGIQPIECQLLLMHVAGNQTLPFQQFLKRYDRYFMRVTGDAITALEPKNPSLRVKFLPWSDRFSEETAQLVTGAYRGHIDSEINDQYRTIPGARHFLTNIIQFPGCGHFSPKASLVAVDANTGRICGVCLASLVSNTSGHITQLCILPGVRGARLGYELIRQSLVRLTELGCNSVSLTVTCSNVEAVRLYESIGFSSLGVFPALVWEGF
- a CDS encoding glycoside hydrolase family 43 protein, which translates into the protein MSKIVFAVLLLGSFCAGAGAQSPTFTNPLLPVGPDPWVIYHDNTYYYMNTTGKNLTIWKTKDITDLKNSEKKVVWTPPAIGPDSHDIWAPELHFLNSKWYIYFAADAGTNQTHRIFVLENPARDPLTGDWTLKGKLADPDDRWAIDASVFENSGRLYAIWSGWEGDENGTQNIYIARLKNPWTVEGKRVMLSTPEFPWEEVGDLPTGNPPHLNVNEGPEILAHGGKLFMIYSASACWTDRYALGMLEARANANLLSPGSWKKTNHPVFSTLPVAHAFGTGHNTFFKSPDGAEDWILYHANSEPHQGCDGHRSPRAQPFTWNRDGTPNFGTPVPLDAPIQKPSRAD